The nucleotide sequence AAAAAGTTGCATTTCATGTAATTCAAAATCAATGCTGACAGGAGGGAACATTTAAGTTGGAGCATGTCCAGGTTTCTATGGCTGTGTTTAGACTGCCCATTTCAGATCTTTGTTTTAGTAATTGAGGGATGCAAACTGTTGAGGGCCCAAAAAGGTGAAACATTCAAAAATATCCACAATAGGGGGAAGGCAGGTTttaactaattaaacaacaaaGACTATGATCTACattatcagtctctatgtgtaaAATAAAACGTGGTTAATGTGAACCTCTCACTGCTAAATAATGTGTAGAAatcaatccaatgttatttgttgccaAGACTTTACTGCATAAGACACTCAAGTCTTGACGCCTCATTTTCACCCaattctctcattctgaaaattaaccacaacgttactgtagagggaaaacattagTTCATAGATAGTTAGTTcgttaacatttcacacagattgccACGGTCCAGTAAGCAACTACGTTAACAATATAACTTGGGGACGGCAAGAAGTCGtataccagttaatactataGCGAGTTGGTTCGTTTACTAACGTTAGCTTATCCGGTGTTGTAACGTTCCTGTTAGCTAGTTGTCTGACTTCATTACCCAGCTAATTCTCACCATAAACTCAATAATTTAATCAGCTAAATTGGATAgtgttgctcaacatttctctggctagctaACGCGGAGAATTCGATCCAGCAAGCAAGATACTTGGTGCTGAAATACTTGgatatttcagcaccatggacaacaGCGAAATGGGCAAAGCGAGATCTGTCATTCAGCACCACATGACAGTAGACAGCGGCCATCTCATGTGAAGTTGGCACTGGGGAAATCCCATCTAATGAGAAACGAGGCCAAGGAGGCAAAAAGACTGAATGAAAAGACTCCCACAGGAATTCTATGCTAAACTGTTTCTGCCACATTCATTTCAAATGTTACATCTTTCGATTTGTAAATAATAgggaatacatttgcaaataattTAAACTGATTTATCAAACTACACTGTACAGCTTTAGTGTGTATGTGCATCATACGTACAACTGAAAGCAATTCCGTTCTCAAATGTCTGTTTAATGTGAGAAACAAAATGAAAAACAACTGTTAGACTATTACAATGCGGACTGTCATGCATTTTTATATTACCAACAAGACAACGAAGTGATGGTCTATACGCGCCATGGAGACATTTATAGTATACTTCACCCACCCAGCAAAAGTTCCCACGCTGAGCAATACTTTTTCACTAAACTATTATGCATATAATCCAAGTCATACGTTTAGTGTCATTCCTACTCTTATTTTAACCAATTAGCGTTGCAATTGTACCTTATCTCAATTCAGAGCTCGGAAATATTGGCAAAACGTGCTTGAGGACTGACACAACAGGATAAGACAACAACCACATTTTCAATTGACAATCATTGCTTTAAATAGTTACGGTTAATATATTTGTATAGGCATTGGTAAACAATTAATTTCACTTGTAAACCAAGGTTGGATTACTAGGTCTAAGCAACATGCAGCTGGATACTCGCGTCATGAATCGACATAGTTTCCAATCCTCACATTATGACAAAATAAAGAGCTTAATCTTCACGACATAAAGACATAGAAGCATACCCATTTATAAAGGTTCTACACATTCCATTTCTCCATAGCAATAGAGTGTAAACATTCTATGTTGTGGCAAACATTGCCTACAACTCAATTCTAAGTGCATTATATTGGACAACTCCACAGTAATTGATCATTCGCGACTTTAACTTATTCCTGTTATCTCTAGAGCATCTCGTATATCTGTAGCGCTGCGTTTCTACCCCATCTTACCATGGATAGGGTTTGGTGCATTCCGGAGTTCACTTATGGTCCCACAAAGGTAATCTTTGGAGATATTCATTTTAGCAGACTGTAAATACCTGTGCACAATGTGCATAACAAAGCACCATTATTGTCATTCTCTTCAAAGGTATTCTGCAGAAGCAGCCTTTATTTTCAGACTCTGCAAGCCTGCTGGCAGGAAACATATTACAATAAACAGGTAAGATTCATCCCCCAAAAAACATAAACAACAGAAAGAGAGTTGTATTTCAAGACAGTTTAGAGAAGATGGTCATAAGAGTTCTTAATAACACTCGCAAATTGTGATGCATGAACAGTTGTGAAATGTTGTGAGGCCCTTCAGAATGCACATGATATGGTATTTCGTGGCACTGTCTCACACCTTACCTCATCTTGCAGAAGAAGCTCATGGTCCACTATCTGCTGCTCCAGAGTCAAGGCCAGGTCCCGCACCATGTCACCACGGAGCACATGAGCGACTGGCTGGTGTCTCAGGGCAAAACATCCCTTAGGGAGAGGTGAGTACCACGTCATCACTCACCTTCACTGCCATTCCCTGCCACCAGCAGCACTCCAAGAGGTGTGGGTAAAATAAACAACAGAAAAATCAGAAGCCAGGAAAGTTGAATTGCTCTGTGTTTTATTTGAAGGGTGTGGAAGGAAACCCTGGAGGAGGGGAATGACCTCGCTCGGCTGGTAAGACGATGAGAGTTAGACACATACTACAAGTCAGTGAGCTCTTTACTAGCCTTTCAACAACTAGTTAGTACAGCAGAATCGATATGTTGTGAAATTTCACTAATCGGACTTCCTGTTTCCTACGGCAGACCTGGGAAGTCAATACTTGCCTAAAAATGATAGACATAGAGCACGAGGCTGTCTGTAAGCTCCGCCGCTCCTTGCACTCCACCTCGCCAGCTGACATGTGAGTTCCATGTACTGTCCTGCATAGACTTGATCCATTTATCTTCACATCTGTAACTATGCAGAAACAGACTAAGACAGTGTTTTCTGTGAGCACATTTCACATCGTTTCGCTTTGTCTTCTCCTTTTTGTTGATTTCAGCGACCCGAAGGTCCACAGCATTGTGGAAAGAGCTGTAAGGAGCATTATGGGCGAGCTGTCCAATGAGCCCCGTAGCAACCTGCTCAGCCCATCCcaggtggttgtggaggtggtgcCCAGGCTCCTCCTGGCCCTGTGGCTTCAGCCAGAGGAAGGCCATTCAGGGCACCCAATCCTAATAAGCGGGATGGCCGTGGGCATGGTGGCAGCCGTAGTGGAGAAGCTCTCCAGCATGTTAAAGGCCCCTTCTCCTCAAATCCCTTTCTCCCGCGCTGCGGCTTTTGAATCTGTGCTGTCAATCCTCCGGAGAATCAGTCAGTCCTTCTCCACGGATGACCTCCAGAGCCCATTTTATGTGAGATCTGTCTGTGCCTTTGTGGCTGACGAGGTACAGAGCTGCTTCCAGCCCCCTGCAGCCACCTTACCAGTCCTCCCTGTCGTCGCCGCAGCCATCTCCACCGCACCTCCAGACATCCGAGCAGGTGAGTAGCAATGATAGAGAGCACTCTGACATATGCCTGTTGTGATGACATCTCGGTGACTTGTAGTAGTAGAGCTCATCAGGATTGTTGTTGTCACTCCTAACACAGAGGCAGACCCGGCTTCTTCCCACATGGAGGTTGTGGACATCACCGCTAACATAGAGGCAGACCAGGCGTCTTCCCACTTGGAGGTTGTGGACATCACCGCTAACATAGAGGCAGACTCTGCTTCTTCCCACCTGGAGGTTGTGGACATCACCGCTAACATAGAGGCAGACCCTGCTTCTTCCCACCTGGAGGTTGTGGACATCACCGCTAACATAGAGGCAGACTCTGCTTCTTCCCACCTTGAGGTTGTGGACATCACCCataacacacaggcagacacggCATCTTCCCACCTGGAGGTTGTGGACATAACATGTAAGACAGAGGCAGACCCGGCCTGTTCCCACCTGGAAGTTGCGGACATCGGCCCTaaaacagaggcagacagagcttGTTCCCACTTGGAGGTTGTGGAAATAACCCCTAAGACAGAGGCAGACCCGGCTAATTCACACCTGGAGGTTCAGGACATCACCCCAGAGACACAGCAAGATCCAGCTTCTTCCCACCTTGAGGTTGCGAACATCACCCGTAACAAAGAGGCAAATCCGTCTTTTTTCCACCTGAATGTTGTGGACATCACCcctaagagagaggcagggcccatctcttccctcttggAGGTTGTGGATGTCACACCTGAAGAAAGGACGCTCAAGATGGCCATCTTCGCCACTTTGCCAACTGACATCCAAGCAGGTGAGTAACACTGACAGGTGCCGTTTGTCATGACATCTTAGTAGAACCTTTCAACTGGCCAGTGTTTAGAACCTACGGTTTGCATTTGTTTACATTcggtccctcttttctccctttccAGAGGATGTTGCTGTGATCATCCCAGATGTCACCCCACACGTCACCAAGGATGTGACACTGGATGTTCCATGCAAAGCAGCATGCAAAGGGAAAGTCCGGCAATTTTTTTTCAGGCTTTGGAGGGCAGTGTGCTGCTGCACCTGCcacaaggaagaggaggaacaatATTAGTTATTCATCAGACCTTCAGAAAAGGGATTGAACCATAGACCATTAAATTATTCACATTATAATTGGATTCACTTTGCTTTTCTTCTGTTTACTACTTAATTTCA is from Oncorhynchus gorbuscha isolate QuinsamMale2020 ecotype Even-year linkage group LG14, OgorEven_v1.0, whole genome shotgun sequence and encodes:
- the LOC123994700 gene encoding uncharacterized protein LOC123994700, which produces MDRVWCIPEFTYGPTKVFCRSSLYFQTLQACWQETYYNKQKKLMVHYLLLQSQGQVPHHVTTEHMSDWLVSQGKTSLRERVWKETLEEGNDLARLTWEVNTCLKMIDIEHEAVCKLRRSLHSTSPADIDPKVHSIVERAVRSIMGELSNEPRSNLLSPSQVVVEVVPRLLLALWLQPEEGHSGHPILISGMAVGMVAAVVEKLSSMLKAPSPQIPFSRAAAFESVLSILRRISQSFSTDDLQSPFYVRSVCAFVADEVQSCFQPPAATLPVLPVVAAAISTAPPDIRAEADPASSHMEVVDITANIEADQASSHLEVVDITANIEADSASSHLEVVDITANIEADPASSHLEVVDITANIEADSASSHLEVVDITHNTQADTASSHLEVVDITCKTEADPACSHLEVADIGPKTEADRACSHLEVVEITPKTEADPANSHLEVQDITPETQQDPASSHLEVANITRNKEANPSFFHLNVVDITPKREAGPISSLLEVVDVTPEERTLKMAIFATLPTDIQAEDVAVIIPDVTPHVTKDVTLDVPCKAACKGKVRQFFFRLWRAVCCCTCHKEEEEQY